The following proteins come from a genomic window of Macadamia integrifolia cultivar HAES 741 chromosome 14, SCU_Mint_v3, whole genome shotgun sequence:
- the LOC122062167 gene encoding uncharacterized protein LOC122062167: MNLPPPSPSQHCKMRREEIKAYLMARPTEWYLEERKRKSVEGHKGRTDRYYWNYLERTFFRSLKEVERYIETGVVPRPLPKIKKPRVEGNNLMQGFSADNSKGKSGQSLTTSSSISSKQLLLMAPVAVKLSSSYDVDVCDEPDARAVTAAEATPSEAGGGNDIPLI, translated from the exons ATGAATCTTCCTCCTCCATCACCATCACAACATTGTAAAATGAGACGTGAAGAAATAAAGGCGTATCTCATGGCGAGGCCAACAGAATGGTATTTAGAAGAAAGGAAACGTAAAAGTGTTGAAGGGCATAAAGGGAGAACTGATAGG TACTATTGGAATTATTTGGAGAGAACATTTTTTCGATCTTTGAAGGAAGTTGAAAGGTACATCGAAACAGGTGTGGTGCCAAGACCATTGCCAAAGATTAAGAAGCCAAGAGTTGAAGGCAACAATCTG ATGCAAGGCTTTTCCGCAGATAACAGTAAGGGGAAATCTGGCCAATCTCTCACCACTTCCTCCTCCATATCCAGCAAACAGCTGCTCCTTATGGCACCGGTTGCAGTCAAGCTTAGCAGCTCCTATGATGTTGATGTTTGTGATGAGCCTGATGCCAGAGCTGTGACGGCAGCAGAGGCAACCCCTAGCGAGGCTGGTGGTGGCAATGACATCCCTTTAATCTAg